The sequence TGACCGCCCGGCCGCCGAAGCGCTCCACCACCTCGCGGATCCGGTCGTCGTCCGTGGCCACCAGCACGTCGAGGAAGGCCCGGGACTCCTGGCAGCGGCGCCATACGTGCTCCACCATGGGCTTGCCCGCGATGAGGGCAAGCGGCTTGCCCGGGAAGCGGGTGCTGCCATAGCGGGCGGGGATGACGGCGACGACGCGGGGAGGGGCCATGGGGGCCTCCGTCTATCAGATTCAGGACGTCCTATCCCCTCGGAGAAGGGGGGACACTGGCCACTGGGAGGACCGTGCCTAGCTTCCGGATGCCATGAAGAAGGTTCTCCACATCGTCGGCGCGCGCCCCAACTTCATGAAGGCGGCGCCCATCCACAAGGCCATCGCCGGGCGAGGCCAGCTCGCGCAGGTCCTCGTTCACACCGGCCAGCACTATGACGTGAAGATGAGCGACGTCTTCTTCACGGATCTCGGGATGCCCGCCCCAGATGTGTACCTGGGCATCGGCTCCGGGAGCCACGCGGAGCAGACCGCGCGCACCATGATTGAGCTGGAGAAGGTCTTCCTCAAGGAGAAGCCGGACCTGGTCTCCGTGGTGGGAGACGTCAACAGCACCATCGCGGGCGCCCTGGTGGCCTCGAAGATGGGGATTCGTATCGCCCATGTGGAGGCGGGCCTGCGCAGCTTCGACATGCGCATGCCGGAAGAGGTCAACCGCATCGTCACCGACCGGCTGGCGGACCTGCTGCTCACGCCGTCTCCGGATGCGGACGCCAACCTCCTCAAGGAGGGGGTGGACCCGTCGCGCATCCACTTCGTGGGCAACGTGATGATCGACACGCTGCTCACTTCCAAGGCGCGCGCCGAGCAGCTCCCCACGCTGAAGGAGCTGGGGCTCTCGCCTCAGGGCTACGCGGTGTGCACGCTGCACCGGGCCTCCAACGTGGATGACCCGAAGGTGCTGAGCGGGCTGCTGTCCTCGCTCGCGCACATCTCCGCGCGCCTGCCCGTCATCTTCCCGGTGCATCCGCGCACGCGGAAGATGCTGGCGGACCATGGGCTGAGCGGGATGCTGGAGCGCTCGCCCGGGTTGCGGCTCGTGGAGCCCATGGGCTACCTGGAGTTCCTCGCGCTCACGTCGCAGGCGCGGCTCATCCTCACCGACTCGGGCGGCTTGCAGGAGGAGTCCACCGCGCTGGGCGTCCCGTGCCTCACGCTGCGCGAGAACACCGAGCGTCCCATCACCGTGGAGCAGGGCACCAACCTCGTCGTGGGCACCGACCCGGTGCGCATCACCGAGGAGGCCGAGCGTGCCCTCAGTGGCCAGGGCAAGCAGGGTCGCATCCCGGAGAAGTGGGATGGGCGCTCCGCCGAGCGCATCGCCGAGCTGTATGAGCGGGTGCTCGGCGCGGACCCGAGCGAGCTGCGCGTCTCTGCCTGAGTAGCGCGGGGAGTTCGAGGCCCGCTCACCTCACGTGGTGGGTGGGCGCGGGGCGGGTCCCGAGGTGGGCAGCGTGACGATGAAGGTGCTGCCCTTGCCGGGGACGCTCGTCACCTCGATGCGGCCCCCGTGCCGGAGGATGATGTCCCGGCTGATGGACAGCCCCAGCCCCGTGCCCTGGCCTCGGGGCTTGGTGGTGAAGAAGGGGGTGAAGAGCTTGGAGAGTGTCTCCTCCGTCATTCCCTTGCCTGTGTCGGAGATCTCCACCACCGCCTCGGCGTCCTGTTGCCGCGTGCGGATGCGAATCTCCCCGAACGTCTCGATGGCCTGCGAGGCATTGACGAGCAGGTTGGTGAAGACCTGGGCAATCTGGGTGGGGTGACAGGTGATGGGGGGCAGCGGCCCGAAGTCCCGCACCAGCTCGCACTTGTACTTGAGCTCGTTCCACACCATGCGCAGCGTGGACTCCAGCTCCGCGTTCAGGTCCACCGCCTGCGCCGAGCCCGAGTCCTCTCGCGAGAACGAGCGCAGGCTCTGGACGATCTCCGTGATGCGCTTGGTGCCCGTCAGCGACTCCTGGATGACCTCGGGCAGGTCCGAGAGGAGGTTCTCCACGTCCGCCTTCTTCCAGAGCTCGCGCAGGCGTGAGAGCTGCTCCGCGGAGAGGCTCTGCTCCGTGCCGCGGGTGCCCTCCAGGAGCTCGTGCTGGAACTGGAGCAGCGGCAGGAGCCCGGCGATGTACTTCTCAAGCATTCGCAGGTTGCTCGAGACGTAGCTGACCGGGTTGTTGATCTCATGCGCGATGCCCGCCGCGAGCTGGCCCAGCGAGGCCAGCTTCTCGGCGCGGATGAGCTGCCCCTGCCGCTCCTCCATCAGCTTGCGGTCGGTGATGTTGCGCACGATGCAGACAGCCTCGTCCGGGCCGCTGCGGACGACCCGGGCCTCGTAGCGCTGGACGCCCTGGGGCTTCTCCAGCTCGTACTCGTAGACGGCCAGGTTCCCATCGCGGATGACCCGGTTCACGTTCGTGAGCGTCTGCTCGATGAAGGGGCGGGGCATGGGCAGGTTCTGGATCTTCTTGCCCATGAAGGCCTCGGACGGCAGGGCCGTCGGCTCGGGGCTTCCGTCATTCCAGTCGATGAAGGTGCCATCCCCACGGATGCGGAAGAGCAGGTCCGGGATGGCGCGGAACAGGGCGCGCAGGCGCTCCTCGCTGTGCTTGCGCGCGGTGATGTCCACGTCCGCGCCCACCATGCGCAGGGGCAGGCCCTTCTCGTCGCGCGCCACCACCCGGGCCCGGCTGAGGATCCACGCCCAGGTGCCCGCCTTGCTCCGGGCGCGGTAGGCGAACTCACACCATGGCGTGTAGCCCTCCAGGTGCGCGGCGATGAGCTGTTCGACTTCGGGGAGATCCTCCGGGTGGCACAGGCTCTTCCACGTGTCGAAGGTGGGCTCCAGTTCGCCCTGCATGTACCCGAGCAGTTCCAGCCACCGGCGGCTCACGCGCAGCTCGCGCGTCTGCAGGTTCCAGTCCCAGAGTCCCTCCTCCACGGCGGCGAGCACCTGTCTCAGGTGCGACAGCTCCTCCTGCTGCAGGCGGTGCTCGGCTTCCTGGCTCCGGCGCCGCTGCTCGTGGCGTCCCCCCGACAGGAGGAGGGTGCCCAAGGAGAGCATGGGCTGGAGTTCGGAGAGCAGCTCCGCATCCTCACGGGCGGGAGGAGGGGTGAGCCCCACCATCCCCACCAGCTCCTCTCCGTTCTGGAGGGGCAACAGCAGCGGGAAGGAGCCTGGCGGTACCGGCAGGGCGCTGGGCTTCACAAGCCTGCCGGAGGAGCCGCGCTGGGCTGCGGAGAGCACGGCGTCCACGAAGGGCTGAAAGCCCTCGGTGAGGCTGCCGGCGAGGAGCTGGAAGCGCAGGCGGGCGCCAGACTCGGAGACGACCTCCCCGAGGAAACCCGAGGCACTTCCGGTGTGCTCGATCAGCAAGGCCAGAAACGGGTCGAGCAGCCGCCGCGCATCCGCTCCGCGGAGGAGTTCCGCTTGGAGCTCGACCAGCGAGCGCCACACGCCGCTTCTGACGGGGGCCATCTCCCTCGCACTCCTCATGTCTCGCATGCTTTCCACAGGCTCGATCCGCACTCCCCCCGGATTTAGATGATCCCGTGGATGCCATGTGGAACAACAGAGGCTCGCTCCTGTTCTATAAACAGATGTAGGTGTTCAACAGGGACCACTGGCAGTGGGGCAAGTCCTACCCTGCTCGCTTGGGTACGTGGGTGGCATGACCGAGAACGAGGCCCCCGAGGGCTATATCGACATCGAGTACGTCGTGGAGCCCAACTACGCGGGGTGGCGCCTGGAGCGGTATCTCGGGCAGAAGATCCGCCGCCTGCCTCGCGAGCGCATCCTGGGCATCATCCAGCGGGGCCTGCTCTGCGAGGAGCGCCTCAAGCCGTCCTCGCTGGTGTATCCGGGGCTCATCTTCCGCATCCGCCGCCGCGTCAGCGACGAGCCGGAGACGCCCACGGAGCTGCCCTTCCTCTTCCAGGATGACTGGCTGCTGGTGATCGACAAGCCGGCGGGCCTGCCCATCCACCCCAGCGCGCGCTACCAGAACGGCACCCTCGTGACGCTGTTGCGCGAGCGCTTCGGGGAGGACTTCGCGGAGCCCGCGCACCGCCTGGACCGGGAGACGAGCGGCCTGGTTGTCTGTGGGCGCACCACCGAGTCCTGCCGGGTGCTCGGTGGGCTGTTTCTGTCGCGCGACGTCCACAAGGAGTACCTGGCCATCTGCGAGGGACACCCGCCCGAGGACACCTTCGCCGTGGATGCACCCATCGCCGAGGGGACCGAGTTGATCCGCATCGCTGTGCGCATTGATGCCGTGGAGGGCAAGGAGAGCCGCACGCGCTTCGAGGTGCTCCAGCGCTTCACCCGCGACGGCGAGCCCTTTGCGCTGCTGCGCTGCTACCCGGAGACGGGCCGCCAGCATCAGATCCGCATCCACCTGCGCGAGGCGGGCTACCCGCTGGTGGGCGACAAGATGTACGGCCCGGATCCGGGGTACTTCGACCGCTTCAGCAAGCACTGCCTGGAGCCCGAGGCCTGGGTGCGCCTGCGCCTGCCTCGTCACGCGCTGCATGCCGCGCGCATCTCGTTTCCTCACCCGGGAACGGGCCAGCGCGTCACCTTCGACGCGCCGCTGCCCGCGGACCTGGAGGACTTCATCGCCGGCCAGCTCAGGCCGTGAGGTGCTTGCCCGGCACTGTCTCCGGGCCCGTGGCCACGGCCACCTCGGCGGCCACCGCTCCGGACTGCGCCGAGTCCTTGGCGCTCTGGGCGGCGACCTCGGGGCTGACCTGCCCCGCGAGGTACTTTCCGGAGAAGCACGCCGTGCAGAAGGTGTTGCGCTCCGTGTCGCCCACGGCCTTGCCCAGGCCCTCCAGCGAGAGGTAGCCCAGCGTGTCCGCCGTCACGTAGCGGGCGATCTCCTCCGTGGTGTGGTTGGAGGCGATCAGCTCCTGGCGGCTCGGCGTGTCGATGCCGTAGTAGCAGGGCCAGCTCGTCGGCGGAGACGAGATGCGCAGGTGCACCTCCACCGCGCCCGCGGCCTTCAGCATCTTCACGATCTTCCGGCTCGTGGTGCCGCGCACGATGGAGTCGTCCACCACCACCACGCGCTTGCCCTTGAGCACCTGCCGCACCGCCGACAGCTTCAGCTTCACGCCGAAGTGGCGGATGGACTGCTGCGGCTCGATGAATGTGCGCCCTACGTAGTGGCTGCGGATGAGCCCCACGTCATAGGGAATCCCGCTCGCCTGCGAGAAGCCAATCGCCGCCGGCACGCCCGAGTCCGGCACCGCAATCACCAGATCCGCTCCCGGCGCGGGCTGCTCGCGCGCCAGTTGGCGGCCCAGCTCCTTGCGCGTCTCGTACACGCTGGTGCCGAACAGCACCGAGTCCGGCTTGGCGAAGTACACGTGCTCGAAGATGCAGCGCCCCAGCCGCGTGGGCGCGAAGGGCTGGCTGGTGCGCAGGCCCTTCTCGTCGATGACGACCATCTCGCCCGGCTCGAGCTCGCGGATGTACTCCGCCTCGATGAGATCCAACGCCGTCGTCTCGCTGGCCAGCACGTACGCGTTGCGCAGCCGCCCCAGCACCAGCGGCCGGAAGCCGTAAGGGTCTCTCACGGCCACCAGCTGGTTCTGCGTGAGGAAGAGCAGGCTGTAGGCGCCCTTCACCTTGCTCAGCGCCTCCACCACCTTGTTCTCGAACGTGGGCTGCTTCGAGCGGGCGATGAAGTGGATGATGACCTCGGTGTCCGAGTCCGACTGGAAGATGGCCCCGTCCGCCTCGAGCGCCTTGCGCAGCTCCGGGGCGTTCACCAAGTTGCCATTGTGCGCGATGGCCAGCTGCCCGCCCGCGTACTCCACCGAGAGCGGCTGCGCGTTCTTCAGCTGGCTGACGCCCGCTGTGGAGTAGCGCACGTGGCCA comes from Hyalangium minutum and encodes:
- the wecB gene encoding non-hydrolyzing UDP-N-acetylglucosamine 2-epimerase, with amino-acid sequence MKKVLHIVGARPNFMKAAPIHKAIAGRGQLAQVLVHTGQHYDVKMSDVFFTDLGMPAPDVYLGIGSGSHAEQTARTMIELEKVFLKEKPDLVSVVGDVNSTIAGALVASKMGIRIAHVEAGLRSFDMRMPEEVNRIVTDRLADLLLTPSPDADANLLKEGVDPSRIHFVGNVMIDTLLTSKARAEQLPTLKELGLSPQGYAVCTLHRASNVDDPKVLSGLLSSLAHISARLPVIFPVHPRTRKMLADHGLSGMLERSPGLRLVEPMGYLEFLALTSQARLILTDSGGLQEESTALGVPCLTLRENTERPITVEQGTNLVVGTDPVRITEEAERALSGQGKQGRIPEKWDGRSAERIAELYERVLGADPSELRVSA
- a CDS encoding RluA family pseudouridine synthase, which codes for MTENEAPEGYIDIEYVVEPNYAGWRLERYLGQKIRRLPRERILGIIQRGLLCEERLKPSSLVYPGLIFRIRRRVSDEPETPTELPFLFQDDWLLVIDKPAGLPIHPSARYQNGTLVTLLRERFGEDFAEPAHRLDRETSGLVVCGRTTESCRVLGGLFLSRDVHKEYLAICEGHPPEDTFAVDAPIAEGTELIRIAVRIDAVEGKESRTRFEVLQRFTRDGEPFALLRCYPETGRQHQIRIHLREAGYPLVGDKMYGPDPGYFDRFSKHCLEPEAWVRLRLPRHALHAARISFPHPGTGQRVTFDAPLPADLEDFIAGQLRP
- the purF gene encoding amidophosphoribosyltransferase: MCGIFGITGHPEASNLAYLGLHALQHRGQESAGIVASDGEHLRSHRSMGLVADIFTAPVLEKLPGEASIGHVRYSTAGVSQLKNAQPLSVEYAGGQLAIAHNGNLVNAPELRKALEADGAIFQSDSDTEVIIHFIARSKQPTFENKVVEALSKVKGAYSLLFLTQNQLVAVRDPYGFRPLVLGRLRNAYVLASETTALDLIEAEYIRELEPGEMVVIDEKGLRTSQPFAPTRLGRCIFEHVYFAKPDSVLFGTSVYETRKELGRQLAREQPAPGADLVIAVPDSGVPAAIGFSQASGIPYDVGLIRSHYVGRTFIEPQQSIRHFGVKLKLSAVRQVLKGKRVVVVDDSIVRGTTSRKIVKMLKAAGAVEVHLRISSPPTSWPCYYGIDTPSRQELIASNHTTEEIARYVTADTLGYLSLEGLGKAVGDTERNTFCTACFSGKYLAGQVSPEVAAQSAKDSAQSGAVAAEVAVATGPETVPGKHLTA
- a CDS encoding PAS domain-containing sensor histidine kinase is translated as MAPVRSGVWRSLVELQAELLRGADARRLLDPFLALLIEHTGSASGFLGEVVSESGARLRFQLLAGSLTEGFQPFVDAVLSAAQRGSSGRLVKPSALPVPPGSFPLLLPLQNGEELVGMVGLTPPPAREDAELLSELQPMLSLGTLLLSGGRHEQRRRSQEAEHRLQQEELSHLRQVLAAVEEGLWDWNLQTRELRVSRRWLELLGYMQGELEPTFDTWKSLCHPEDLPEVEQLIAAHLEGYTPWCEFAYRARSKAGTWAWILSRARVVARDEKGLPLRMVGADVDITARKHSEERLRALFRAIPDLLFRIRGDGTFIDWNDGSPEPTALPSEAFMGKKIQNLPMPRPFIEQTLTNVNRVIRDGNLAVYEYELEKPQGVQRYEARVVRSGPDEAVCIVRNITDRKLMEERQGQLIRAEKLASLGQLAAGIAHEINNPVSYVSSNLRMLEKYIAGLLPLLQFQHELLEGTRGTEQSLSAEQLSRLRELWKKADVENLLSDLPEVIQESLTGTKRITEIVQSLRSFSREDSGSAQAVDLNAELESTLRMVWNELKYKCELVRDFGPLPPITCHPTQIAQVFTNLLVNASQAIETFGEIRIRTRQQDAEAVVEISDTGKGMTEETLSKLFTPFFTTKPRGQGTGLGLSISRDIILRHGGRIEVTSVPGKGSTFIVTLPTSGPAPRPPTT